A single Populus alba chromosome 7, ASM523922v2, whole genome shotgun sequence DNA region contains:
- the LOC118043579 gene encoding calmodulin-binding transcription activator 3 isoform X1: MAETRRYPLGNQLDIQQILVEAQNRWLRPAEICEILSNYQRFRIAPEPAHMPPSGSLFLFDRKVLRYFRKDGHNWRKKKDGKTVKEAHERLKSGSVDVLHCYYAHGEDNENFQRRSYWLLEEELSHIVLVHYREVKGTRTNFNRIKEHEECIPYSQETEDTMPGSEMDTSVSSSFHPNGYQVPSRTTDTTSMNSAQASEYEDAESVYNNQASSRFHSFLEVQKPAMERIDTGSSVHYDHMTFSSNYQGKLSAVPGMDFISLAQVDKTKETNGTESACEPQKVTDLPSWEDVLENCASGIESVPFQTLLSQDDTVGIIPKQEDGILEKLLTNSFDKREDIGSHILDQEAWQSMEGVSSHLLKWSMDEKLLLDSGYDLTARFPDQQLDSGNLINTLEPFCTQENDLHFQNDIQIKPANADHGMTLEGKSMHSSLVKHHILDGSGTEGLKKLDSFTRWMSKELGDVEPQVQSSSGSYWITAESENGVDDSSNPSQGNLDAYLLSPSVSQDQLFSIIDFSPNWAYADTEIKVLIMGRFLKGREAAENCQWSIMFGEVEVPAEVIADGVLRCNTPLHKAGRIPFYVTCSNRVACSEVREFEYLSHTQDITYNYSDSVTEDLNMRFGKLLSLSSVSPSKYDSSSVDEILSSKINSLLNEDNETWDQMFKLTSEEGFSSEKVKEQLVQKLLKEQLHVWLLQKASEGGKGPSVLDEGGQGVLHFAAALGYDWALEPTIVAGVSVNFRDVNGWTALHWAASYGRERTVASLIHLGAAPGALTDPTPKYPTSRTPADLASANGHKGISGFLAESALSAHLSSLNLEKQDGKAAECSGTQASETVSGCNATPVNDADLPSGLPLKNSLAAVCNATQAAARIHQVFRVQSFQKKQLKEYGDDKLGMSHERALSLIAVKSQKAGQYDEPVHAAIRIQNKFRGWKGRKEFLIIRQRIVKIQAHVRGHQVRKNYRKIIWSVGILDKIILRWRRKGSGLRGFKSEALTDGSSMQVVPSKDDDDDFLKEGRRQTEERSQIALARVKSMHQNPEAREQYCRLRNVVAEIQEAKAMGEWANNSEVMAEFDDLVDLGTLMDDDSFMPSNS, translated from the exons GTGGTTCACTGTTCCTCTTTGATCGCAAAGTGCTCAGGTACTTCAGAAAAGATGGCCATAACtggaggaagaaaaaagatgggAAAACTGTGAAAGAAGCTCATGAGAGGCTCAAG TCTGGAAGCGTTGATGTGCTGCATTGCTATTATGCACATGGAGAAGATAACGAAAATTTTCAAAGACGCAGCTATTGGTTGCTTGAAGA GGAACTTTCACACATTGTACTTGTCCACTATCGGGAAGTAAAG GGAACCAGGACAAATTTTAACCGCATTAAAGAGCATGAAGAATGTATTCCTTACTCTCAAGAAACTGAAGACACAATGCCCGGTTCAGAGATGGACACTTCTGTTTCTTCCAGTTTCCACCCTAATGGTTACCAGGTGCCTTCAAGAACTACAGATACGACAAGCATGAATAGCGCTCAGGCATCAGAATATGAGGATGCTGAATCAG TATATAATAACCAAGCCAGTTCCAGATTTCATTCTTTTCTTGAGGTGCAAAAGCCTGCAATGGAGAGAATTGATACAGGCTCATCTGTTCATTATGATCACATgacattttcaa GCAATTATCAAGGCAAATTGTCAGCGGTTCCTGGGATGGACTTCATCTCACTTGCCCAAGTGGATAAAACTAAAGAAACTAATGGTACTGAATCAGCATGTGAGCCTCAAAAAGTCACTGACTTGCCGTCGTGGGAGGATGTATTAGAAAATTGTGCTAGTGGAATTGAATCTGTGCCTTTCCAGACACTTTTGTCACAAGATGATACGGTAGGAATCATCCCTAAACAAGAAGATGGAATACTGGAGAAGCTTTTAACCAATAGCTTTGATAAAAGGGAGGATATTGGGAGTCATATACTTGATCAGGAAGCATGGCAG TCTATGGAGGGTGTTTCTTCACATCTATTAAAGTGGTCCATGGATGAAAAGTTACTTCTGGACTCAGGATACGATCTCACTGCTAGGTTTCCTGATCAACAACTTGATAGTGGCAACTTAATCAATACTCTTGAGCCTTTCTGTACACAGGAAAACGATCTCCATTTCCAAAATGACATTCAAATAAAGCCTGCAAATGCAGATCATGGTATGACCCTAGAGGGAAAATCAATGCACTCTTCTTTGGTGAAACATCATATATTGGATGGTTCAGGGACAGAAGGTTTGAAGAAGCTTGATAGTTTCACCCGATGGATGAGTAAAGAACTTGGAGATGTAGAGCCACAGGTGCAGTCCAGTTCTGGGTCCTATTGGATTACTGCAGAAAGTGAAAATGGGGTTGATGACTCCAGCAATCCTTCTCAAGGAAACCTGGATGCATATTTGCTTTCTCCCTCTGTCTCCCAGGACCAACTCTTTAGCATTATTGATTTCTCACCCAACTGGGCATATGCAGACACAGAGATCAAG GTCCTAATCATGGGAAGATTCTTGAAGGGTCGAGAAGCAGCAGAAAACTGCCAATGGTCAATTATGTTTGGAGAAGTTGAAGTTCCCGCAGAGGTTATAGCTGATGGTGTTCTTCGTTGCAATACTCCCTTGCATAAGGCTGGCAGGATTCCTTTTTATGTTACATGTTCAAATAGGGTAGCTTGTAGTGAGGTGCGTGAATTTGAATACCTCAGCCACACCCAAGATATTACCTATAACTATAGTGACAGTGTTACTGAAGATCTTAATATGCGATTTGGAAAACTACTGTCCCTGAGCTCTGTCTCCCCTTCAAAATATGACTCCAGCAGTGTGGATGAGATTTTGAGCAGTAAAATCAACTCATTGCTGAATGAGGACAATGAAACATGGGACCAAATGTTTAAGCTTACTTCAGAGGAGGGGTTTTCCTCAGAAAAAGTAAAGGAACAGCTTGTTCAAAAGCTACTCAAAGAACAATTACATGTATGGCTTTTGCAGAAGGCATCTGAAGGTGGAAAAGGCCCTAGCGTATTAGATGAGGGTGGCCAAGGGGTGCTACATTTTGCAGCCGCCCTTGGCTATGATTGGGCCCTGGAACCTACTATAGTTGCTGGTGTAAGTGTCAATTTTCGCGATGTTAATGGATGGACTGCACTTCATTGGGCAGCATCTTATGGCAG AGAGCGAACAGTTGCTTCCCTCATCCATCTAGGTGCCGCTCCTGGAGCATTAACAGATCCAACACCCAAATATCCCACCAGCAGAACACCTGCTGACTTAGCTTCTGCTAATGGACACAAAGGAATTTCCGGCTTTCTTGCAGAATCTGCTTTGAGTGCCCACCTTTCTTCTCTGAATTTGGAAAAGCAGGATGGCAAGGCTGCAGAATGTTCTGGAACACAAGCATCAGAGACAGTTTCAGGCTGTAATGCAACTCCAGTCAATGATGCTGACTTACCAAGTGGACTGCCCCTGAAGAATTCATTGGCTGCTGTTTGTAATGCTACTCAAGCTGCTGCTCGTATTCACCAAGTCTTCAGAGTTCAGTCTTTCCAAAAGAAGCAGTTAAAAGAGTATGGTGATGATAAATTGGGAATGTCACATGAGCGTGCTCTTTCACTTATTGCAGTCAAGTCACAGAAGGCAGGACAATATGATGAGCCTGTTCATGCTGCAATACGAATTCAGAACAAGTTCCGTGGTTGGAAGGGTAGAAAAGAATTTTTGATAATCCGGCAGCGAATTGTTAAAATTCAG GCCCATGTCAGAGGCCACCAGGTCAGGAAAAACTACAGGAAGATAATTTGGTCTGTAGGCATTCTGGATAAGATTATCTTACGTTGGAGACGGAAAGGAAGTGGTTTGCGTGGCTTCAAATCTGAAGCACTTACTGATGGTTCCAGCATGCAAGTTGTCCCGTCAAAGGATGACGATGATGATTTCCTTAAAGAAGGCAGAAGGCAAACAGAAGAAAGATCACAAATAGCCCTTGCAAGGGTGAAATCCATGCATCAGAATCCAGAGGCAAGAGAACAATATTGCAGGCTGCGCAATGTTGTTGCTGAGATCCAGGAGGCCAAG GCTATGGGCGAATGGGCTAACAATTCTGAAGTGATGGCTGAGTTTGATGACCTGGTCGATCTTGGAACGTTAATGGATGATGACTCTTTCATGCCTTCAAATTCTTGA
- the LOC118043579 gene encoding calmodulin-binding transcription activator 3 isoform X3 produces MPPSGSLFLFDRKVLRYFRKDGHNWRKKKDGKTVKEAHERLKSGSVDVLHCYYAHGEDNENFQRRSYWLLEEELSHIVLVHYREVKGTRTNFNRIKEHEECIPYSQETEDTMPGSEMDTSVSSSFHPNGYQVPSRTTDTTSMNSAQASEYEDAESVYNNQASSRFHSFLEVQKPAMERIDTGSSVHYDHMTFSSNYQGKLSAVPGMDFISLAQVDKTKETNGTESACEPQKVTDLPSWEDVLENCASGIESVPFQTLLSQDDTVGIIPKQEDGILEKLLTNSFDKREDIGSHILDQEAWQSMEGVSSHLLKWSMDEKLLLDSGYDLTARFPDQQLDSGNLINTLEPFCTQENDLHFQNDIQIKPANADHGMTLEGKSMHSSLVKHHILDGSGTEGLKKLDSFTRWMSKELGDVEPQVQSSSGSYWITAESENGVDDSSNPSQGNLDAYLLSPSVSQDQLFSIIDFSPNWAYADTEIKVLIMGRFLKGREAAENCQWSIMFGEVEVPAEVIADGVLRCNTPLHKAGRIPFYVTCSNRVACSEVREFEYLSHTQDITYNYSDSVTEDLNMRFGKLLSLSSVSPSKYDSSSVDEILSSKINSLLNEDNETWDQMFKLTSEEGFSSEKVKEQLVQKLLKEQLHVWLLQKASEGGKGPSVLDEGGQGVLHFAAALGYDWALEPTIVAGVSVNFRDVNGWTALHWAASYGRERTVASLIHLGAAPGALTDPTPKYPTSRTPADLASANGHKGISGFLAESALSAHLSSLNLEKQDGKAAECSGTQASETVSGCNATPVNDADLPSGLPLKNSLAAVCNATQAAARIHQVFRVQSFQKKQLKEYGDDKLGMSHERALSLIAVKSQKAGQYDEPVHAAIRIQNKFRGWKGRKEFLIIRQRIVKIQAHVRGHQVRKNYRKIIWSVGILDKIILRWRRKGSGLRGFKSEALTDGSSMQVVPSKDDDDDFLKEGRRQTEERSQIALARVKSMHQNPEAREQYCRLRNVVAEIQEAKAMGEWANNSEVMAEFDDLVDLGTLMDDDSFMPSNS; encoded by the exons GTGGTTCACTGTTCCTCTTTGATCGCAAAGTGCTCAGGTACTTCAGAAAAGATGGCCATAACtggaggaagaaaaaagatgggAAAACTGTGAAAGAAGCTCATGAGAGGCTCAAG TCTGGAAGCGTTGATGTGCTGCATTGCTATTATGCACATGGAGAAGATAACGAAAATTTTCAAAGACGCAGCTATTGGTTGCTTGAAGA GGAACTTTCACACATTGTACTTGTCCACTATCGGGAAGTAAAG GGAACCAGGACAAATTTTAACCGCATTAAAGAGCATGAAGAATGTATTCCTTACTCTCAAGAAACTGAAGACACAATGCCCGGTTCAGAGATGGACACTTCTGTTTCTTCCAGTTTCCACCCTAATGGTTACCAGGTGCCTTCAAGAACTACAGATACGACAAGCATGAATAGCGCTCAGGCATCAGAATATGAGGATGCTGAATCAG TATATAATAACCAAGCCAGTTCCAGATTTCATTCTTTTCTTGAGGTGCAAAAGCCTGCAATGGAGAGAATTGATACAGGCTCATCTGTTCATTATGATCACATgacattttcaa GCAATTATCAAGGCAAATTGTCAGCGGTTCCTGGGATGGACTTCATCTCACTTGCCCAAGTGGATAAAACTAAAGAAACTAATGGTACTGAATCAGCATGTGAGCCTCAAAAAGTCACTGACTTGCCGTCGTGGGAGGATGTATTAGAAAATTGTGCTAGTGGAATTGAATCTGTGCCTTTCCAGACACTTTTGTCACAAGATGATACGGTAGGAATCATCCCTAAACAAGAAGATGGAATACTGGAGAAGCTTTTAACCAATAGCTTTGATAAAAGGGAGGATATTGGGAGTCATATACTTGATCAGGAAGCATGGCAG TCTATGGAGGGTGTTTCTTCACATCTATTAAAGTGGTCCATGGATGAAAAGTTACTTCTGGACTCAGGATACGATCTCACTGCTAGGTTTCCTGATCAACAACTTGATAGTGGCAACTTAATCAATACTCTTGAGCCTTTCTGTACACAGGAAAACGATCTCCATTTCCAAAATGACATTCAAATAAAGCCTGCAAATGCAGATCATGGTATGACCCTAGAGGGAAAATCAATGCACTCTTCTTTGGTGAAACATCATATATTGGATGGTTCAGGGACAGAAGGTTTGAAGAAGCTTGATAGTTTCACCCGATGGATGAGTAAAGAACTTGGAGATGTAGAGCCACAGGTGCAGTCCAGTTCTGGGTCCTATTGGATTACTGCAGAAAGTGAAAATGGGGTTGATGACTCCAGCAATCCTTCTCAAGGAAACCTGGATGCATATTTGCTTTCTCCCTCTGTCTCCCAGGACCAACTCTTTAGCATTATTGATTTCTCACCCAACTGGGCATATGCAGACACAGAGATCAAG GTCCTAATCATGGGAAGATTCTTGAAGGGTCGAGAAGCAGCAGAAAACTGCCAATGGTCAATTATGTTTGGAGAAGTTGAAGTTCCCGCAGAGGTTATAGCTGATGGTGTTCTTCGTTGCAATACTCCCTTGCATAAGGCTGGCAGGATTCCTTTTTATGTTACATGTTCAAATAGGGTAGCTTGTAGTGAGGTGCGTGAATTTGAATACCTCAGCCACACCCAAGATATTACCTATAACTATAGTGACAGTGTTACTGAAGATCTTAATATGCGATTTGGAAAACTACTGTCCCTGAGCTCTGTCTCCCCTTCAAAATATGACTCCAGCAGTGTGGATGAGATTTTGAGCAGTAAAATCAACTCATTGCTGAATGAGGACAATGAAACATGGGACCAAATGTTTAAGCTTACTTCAGAGGAGGGGTTTTCCTCAGAAAAAGTAAAGGAACAGCTTGTTCAAAAGCTACTCAAAGAACAATTACATGTATGGCTTTTGCAGAAGGCATCTGAAGGTGGAAAAGGCCCTAGCGTATTAGATGAGGGTGGCCAAGGGGTGCTACATTTTGCAGCCGCCCTTGGCTATGATTGGGCCCTGGAACCTACTATAGTTGCTGGTGTAAGTGTCAATTTTCGCGATGTTAATGGATGGACTGCACTTCATTGGGCAGCATCTTATGGCAG AGAGCGAACAGTTGCTTCCCTCATCCATCTAGGTGCCGCTCCTGGAGCATTAACAGATCCAACACCCAAATATCCCACCAGCAGAACACCTGCTGACTTAGCTTCTGCTAATGGACACAAAGGAATTTCCGGCTTTCTTGCAGAATCTGCTTTGAGTGCCCACCTTTCTTCTCTGAATTTGGAAAAGCAGGATGGCAAGGCTGCAGAATGTTCTGGAACACAAGCATCAGAGACAGTTTCAGGCTGTAATGCAACTCCAGTCAATGATGCTGACTTACCAAGTGGACTGCCCCTGAAGAATTCATTGGCTGCTGTTTGTAATGCTACTCAAGCTGCTGCTCGTATTCACCAAGTCTTCAGAGTTCAGTCTTTCCAAAAGAAGCAGTTAAAAGAGTATGGTGATGATAAATTGGGAATGTCACATGAGCGTGCTCTTTCACTTATTGCAGTCAAGTCACAGAAGGCAGGACAATATGATGAGCCTGTTCATGCTGCAATACGAATTCAGAACAAGTTCCGTGGTTGGAAGGGTAGAAAAGAATTTTTGATAATCCGGCAGCGAATTGTTAAAATTCAG GCCCATGTCAGAGGCCACCAGGTCAGGAAAAACTACAGGAAGATAATTTGGTCTGTAGGCATTCTGGATAAGATTATCTTACGTTGGAGACGGAAAGGAAGTGGTTTGCGTGGCTTCAAATCTGAAGCACTTACTGATGGTTCCAGCATGCAAGTTGTCCCGTCAAAGGATGACGATGATGATTTCCTTAAAGAAGGCAGAAGGCAAACAGAAGAAAGATCACAAATAGCCCTTGCAAGGGTGAAATCCATGCATCAGAATCCAGAGGCAAGAGAACAATATTGCAGGCTGCGCAATGTTGTTGCTGAGATCCAGGAGGCCAAG GCTATGGGCGAATGGGCTAACAATTCTGAAGTGATGGCTGAGTTTGATGACCTGGTCGATCTTGGAACGTTAATGGATGATGACTCTTTCATGCCTTCAAATTCTTGA
- the LOC118043579 gene encoding calmodulin-binding transcription activator 3 isoform X2, translating to MDIQQILVEAQNRWLRPAEICEILSNYQRFRIAPEPAHMPPSGSLFLFDRKVLRYFRKDGHNWRKKKDGKTVKEAHERLKSGSVDVLHCYYAHGEDNENFQRRSYWLLEEELSHIVLVHYREVKGTRTNFNRIKEHEECIPYSQETEDTMPGSEMDTSVSSSFHPNGYQVPSRTTDTTSMNSAQASEYEDAESVYNNQASSRFHSFLEVQKPAMERIDTGSSVHYDHMTFSSNYQGKLSAVPGMDFISLAQVDKTKETNGTESACEPQKVTDLPSWEDVLENCASGIESVPFQTLLSQDDTVGIIPKQEDGILEKLLTNSFDKREDIGSHILDQEAWQSMEGVSSHLLKWSMDEKLLLDSGYDLTARFPDQQLDSGNLINTLEPFCTQENDLHFQNDIQIKPANADHGMTLEGKSMHSSLVKHHILDGSGTEGLKKLDSFTRWMSKELGDVEPQVQSSSGSYWITAESENGVDDSSNPSQGNLDAYLLSPSVSQDQLFSIIDFSPNWAYADTEIKVLIMGRFLKGREAAENCQWSIMFGEVEVPAEVIADGVLRCNTPLHKAGRIPFYVTCSNRVACSEVREFEYLSHTQDITYNYSDSVTEDLNMRFGKLLSLSSVSPSKYDSSSVDEILSSKINSLLNEDNETWDQMFKLTSEEGFSSEKVKEQLVQKLLKEQLHVWLLQKASEGGKGPSVLDEGGQGVLHFAAALGYDWALEPTIVAGVSVNFRDVNGWTALHWAASYGRERTVASLIHLGAAPGALTDPTPKYPTSRTPADLASANGHKGISGFLAESALSAHLSSLNLEKQDGKAAECSGTQASETVSGCNATPVNDADLPSGLPLKNSLAAVCNATQAAARIHQVFRVQSFQKKQLKEYGDDKLGMSHERALSLIAVKSQKAGQYDEPVHAAIRIQNKFRGWKGRKEFLIIRQRIVKIQAHVRGHQVRKNYRKIIWSVGILDKIILRWRRKGSGLRGFKSEALTDGSSMQVVPSKDDDDDFLKEGRRQTEERSQIALARVKSMHQNPEAREQYCRLRNVVAEIQEAKAMGEWANNSEVMAEFDDLVDLGTLMDDDSFMPSNS from the exons GTGGTTCACTGTTCCTCTTTGATCGCAAAGTGCTCAGGTACTTCAGAAAAGATGGCCATAACtggaggaagaaaaaagatgggAAAACTGTGAAAGAAGCTCATGAGAGGCTCAAG TCTGGAAGCGTTGATGTGCTGCATTGCTATTATGCACATGGAGAAGATAACGAAAATTTTCAAAGACGCAGCTATTGGTTGCTTGAAGA GGAACTTTCACACATTGTACTTGTCCACTATCGGGAAGTAAAG GGAACCAGGACAAATTTTAACCGCATTAAAGAGCATGAAGAATGTATTCCTTACTCTCAAGAAACTGAAGACACAATGCCCGGTTCAGAGATGGACACTTCTGTTTCTTCCAGTTTCCACCCTAATGGTTACCAGGTGCCTTCAAGAACTACAGATACGACAAGCATGAATAGCGCTCAGGCATCAGAATATGAGGATGCTGAATCAG TATATAATAACCAAGCCAGTTCCAGATTTCATTCTTTTCTTGAGGTGCAAAAGCCTGCAATGGAGAGAATTGATACAGGCTCATCTGTTCATTATGATCACATgacattttcaa GCAATTATCAAGGCAAATTGTCAGCGGTTCCTGGGATGGACTTCATCTCACTTGCCCAAGTGGATAAAACTAAAGAAACTAATGGTACTGAATCAGCATGTGAGCCTCAAAAAGTCACTGACTTGCCGTCGTGGGAGGATGTATTAGAAAATTGTGCTAGTGGAATTGAATCTGTGCCTTTCCAGACACTTTTGTCACAAGATGATACGGTAGGAATCATCCCTAAACAAGAAGATGGAATACTGGAGAAGCTTTTAACCAATAGCTTTGATAAAAGGGAGGATATTGGGAGTCATATACTTGATCAGGAAGCATGGCAG TCTATGGAGGGTGTTTCTTCACATCTATTAAAGTGGTCCATGGATGAAAAGTTACTTCTGGACTCAGGATACGATCTCACTGCTAGGTTTCCTGATCAACAACTTGATAGTGGCAACTTAATCAATACTCTTGAGCCTTTCTGTACACAGGAAAACGATCTCCATTTCCAAAATGACATTCAAATAAAGCCTGCAAATGCAGATCATGGTATGACCCTAGAGGGAAAATCAATGCACTCTTCTTTGGTGAAACATCATATATTGGATGGTTCAGGGACAGAAGGTTTGAAGAAGCTTGATAGTTTCACCCGATGGATGAGTAAAGAACTTGGAGATGTAGAGCCACAGGTGCAGTCCAGTTCTGGGTCCTATTGGATTACTGCAGAAAGTGAAAATGGGGTTGATGACTCCAGCAATCCTTCTCAAGGAAACCTGGATGCATATTTGCTTTCTCCCTCTGTCTCCCAGGACCAACTCTTTAGCATTATTGATTTCTCACCCAACTGGGCATATGCAGACACAGAGATCAAG GTCCTAATCATGGGAAGATTCTTGAAGGGTCGAGAAGCAGCAGAAAACTGCCAATGGTCAATTATGTTTGGAGAAGTTGAAGTTCCCGCAGAGGTTATAGCTGATGGTGTTCTTCGTTGCAATACTCCCTTGCATAAGGCTGGCAGGATTCCTTTTTATGTTACATGTTCAAATAGGGTAGCTTGTAGTGAGGTGCGTGAATTTGAATACCTCAGCCACACCCAAGATATTACCTATAACTATAGTGACAGTGTTACTGAAGATCTTAATATGCGATTTGGAAAACTACTGTCCCTGAGCTCTGTCTCCCCTTCAAAATATGACTCCAGCAGTGTGGATGAGATTTTGAGCAGTAAAATCAACTCATTGCTGAATGAGGACAATGAAACATGGGACCAAATGTTTAAGCTTACTTCAGAGGAGGGGTTTTCCTCAGAAAAAGTAAAGGAACAGCTTGTTCAAAAGCTACTCAAAGAACAATTACATGTATGGCTTTTGCAGAAGGCATCTGAAGGTGGAAAAGGCCCTAGCGTATTAGATGAGGGTGGCCAAGGGGTGCTACATTTTGCAGCCGCCCTTGGCTATGATTGGGCCCTGGAACCTACTATAGTTGCTGGTGTAAGTGTCAATTTTCGCGATGTTAATGGATGGACTGCACTTCATTGGGCAGCATCTTATGGCAG AGAGCGAACAGTTGCTTCCCTCATCCATCTAGGTGCCGCTCCTGGAGCATTAACAGATCCAACACCCAAATATCCCACCAGCAGAACACCTGCTGACTTAGCTTCTGCTAATGGACACAAAGGAATTTCCGGCTTTCTTGCAGAATCTGCTTTGAGTGCCCACCTTTCTTCTCTGAATTTGGAAAAGCAGGATGGCAAGGCTGCAGAATGTTCTGGAACACAAGCATCAGAGACAGTTTCAGGCTGTAATGCAACTCCAGTCAATGATGCTGACTTACCAAGTGGACTGCCCCTGAAGAATTCATTGGCTGCTGTTTGTAATGCTACTCAAGCTGCTGCTCGTATTCACCAAGTCTTCAGAGTTCAGTCTTTCCAAAAGAAGCAGTTAAAAGAGTATGGTGATGATAAATTGGGAATGTCACATGAGCGTGCTCTTTCACTTATTGCAGTCAAGTCACAGAAGGCAGGACAATATGATGAGCCTGTTCATGCTGCAATACGAATTCAGAACAAGTTCCGTGGTTGGAAGGGTAGAAAAGAATTTTTGATAATCCGGCAGCGAATTGTTAAAATTCAG GCCCATGTCAGAGGCCACCAGGTCAGGAAAAACTACAGGAAGATAATTTGGTCTGTAGGCATTCTGGATAAGATTATCTTACGTTGGAGACGGAAAGGAAGTGGTTTGCGTGGCTTCAAATCTGAAGCACTTACTGATGGTTCCAGCATGCAAGTTGTCCCGTCAAAGGATGACGATGATGATTTCCTTAAAGAAGGCAGAAGGCAAACAGAAGAAAGATCACAAATAGCCCTTGCAAGGGTGAAATCCATGCATCAGAATCCAGAGGCAAGAGAACAATATTGCAGGCTGCGCAATGTTGTTGCTGAGATCCAGGAGGCCAAG GCTATGGGCGAATGGGCTAACAATTCTGAAGTGATGGCTGAGTTTGATGACCTGGTCGATCTTGGAACGTTAATGGATGATGACTCTTTCATGCCTTCAAATTCTTGA